One Anopheles marshallii chromosome 3, idAnoMarsDA_429_01, whole genome shotgun sequence genomic region harbors:
- the LOC128713811 gene encoding signal recognition particle 9 kDa protein: MVFVKSWEDFEIAAENMYMANPCQCRFTMKYTHQRGAVLLKLTDNAKCIQYKTEVLSELRRIEKFSGNLIQMMASKE, translated from the coding sequence ATGGTGTTTGTAAAGTCGTGGGAAGATTTCGAGATTGCGGCGGAAAACATGTACATGGCGAATCCGTGCCAGTGTCGGTTTACGATGAAGTACACGCACCAACGAGGTGCTGTTTTGTTGAAGCTGACCGACAATGCCAAGTGCATACAGTACAAAACAGAGGTCTTGTCGGAACTGAGGCGAATCGAAAAGTTCTCGGGTAATCTGATACAAATGATGGCATCCAAGGAATAA
- the LOC128713836 gene encoding polyprenol reductase, with product MFPWFDIRTINLINFLFVNLIVTVVVLGGLLATIEKHLPTAIRQTFRYGKHALKGTPDRLVSLLEVPKAWFKHFYVFAAAWALAGFAVMMGTYISGKPAPEYVITFLDTMATNKRMVRTTPTETMIAMTLITLQCLRRFYETWFVQVFSSKLKINLSAYLVGYIHYFGTVVAILSQAEGFTRMGPVSLPTNGYRFEPTLSLGLAIGVFYYAWFHQYRSNVILANLRKDKTGKVVNHKHSLPTGDFFEVVSSPHMFFEIVMYVVLFGVLHRNSSMVYVLLWVLSNQLMNSWLTHQWYVENFPNYPKQRKALVPYVL from the coding sequence ATGTTCCCGTGGTTCGACATTCGCACGATCAATCTGATCAACTTTCTGTTCGTCAACCTGATCGTCACCGTTGTGGTTCTGGGTGGACTATTGGCAACTATCGAGAAGCATCTACCAACAGCCATTCGACAGACGTTTCGCTACGGTAAACATGCACTTAAAGGTACGCCGGATCGTTTGGTGTCTTTGCTGGAGGTCCCCAAGGCATGGTTCAAACACTTCTACgtctttgctgctgcttgggCGCTAGCTGGGTTTGCTGTGATGATGGGAACGTACATTTCTGGCAAACCAGCTCCTGAGTACGTGATAACATTCCTCGATACCATGGCTACAAATAAGCGCATGGTGCGTACGACACCGACCGAAACAATGATTGCCATGACGCTGATCACGTTACAATGCTTACGACGGTTCTACGAAACCTGGTTCGTGCAGGTGTTTTCCAGCAAGTTGAAAATCAACCTTTCGGCGTACCTCGTCGGATACATTCACTACTTCGGCACGGTCGTGGCAATCCTTTCTCAGGCAGAAGGATTCACCCGCATGGGTCCCGTATCGCTACCTACCAATGGGTATCGGTTTGAGCCCACCTTATCATTAGGTTTAGCTATCGGAGTGTTTTATTACGCCTGGTTCCACCAGTATCGTTCAAACGTTATCCTAGCCAACTTGCGCAAAGACAAAACTGGAAAGGTGGTCAACCATAAGCACAGCCTACCGACCGGGGACTTCTTCGAAGTCGTTTCCTCGCCGCACATGTTCTTCGAGATCGTGATGTACGTCGTGCTGTTCGGGGTGTTGCATCGGAACAGCTCGATGGTTTACGTGCTACTATGGGTGCTTTCGAATCAGCTGATGAACTCGTGGCTCACACACCAGTGGTAcgtggaaaactttcccaacTATCCGAAGCAAAGGAAAGCTCTCGTACCTTACGTGCTGTAA
- the LOC128710916 gene encoding flotillin-1 isoform X2 produces MVWGFVTCGPNEALVVSGCCHMKPLLVPGGRAFVWPSIQRVQRISLNTMTLQVESPTVYTSQGVPISVTGIAQVKIQGQNEDMLLTACEQFLGKPEAEIQHIALVTLEGHQRAIMGSMTVEEIYKDRKKFSKQVFEVASSDLVNMGITVVSYTLKDIRDEEGYLKSLGMARTAEVKRDARIGEAEARCDATIKEAIAEEQRMAARFLNDTEIAKAQRDFELKKAVYDVEVQTKKAEAEMAYELQAAKTKQRIKEEQMQIKVVERTQEIAVQEQEMQRRERELEATIRRPAEAEKFKLEKLAEANKTRVILEAEAEAEAIKVRGEAEAFAIAAKSKAEAEQMAKKAEAWREYREAAMVDMLLETLPKVAAEVAAPLSQAKKITMVSSGNGEVGAVKLTGEVLQIVNKIPDLVKSITGVDISRSVHAG; encoded by the exons ATGGTTTGGGGGTTTGTTACTTGCGGCCCGAACGAGGCCTTGGTAGTATCAG GATGCTGCCACATGAAGCCACTGTTGGTTCCCGGTGGGCGGGCTTTCGTTTGGCCATCGATTCAACGCGTGCAGAG aaTCTCACTCAACACCATGACACTGCAGGTGGAAAGCCCGACCGTGTACACTAGCCAGGGTGTACCGATTTCCGTAACCGGGATCGCACAAGTGAAGATCCAGGGCCAGAACGAGGATATGCTGCTGACTGCTTGCGAGCAGTTTCTCGGTAAACCGGAAGCCGAAATTCAGCACATTGCCCTTGTGACACTGGAGGGACATCAGCGTGCCATTATGGGTTCGATGACGGTCGAGGAGATCTACAAGGATCGCAAAAAATTCTCGAAGCAGGTGTTCGAAGTCGCTTCGTCTGATCTGGTAAACATGGGTATTACCGTAGTGTCCTACACGCTCAAGGATATTCGCGACGAGGAG GGATATCTGAAAAGTCTCGGTATGGCCCGTACGGCGGAAGTGAAGCGTGACGCGCGTATCGGAGAAGCGGAGGCCCGTTGCGATGCGACAATCAAGGAAGCGATCGCCGAGGAACAACGGATGGCGGCCCGCTTCCTGAACGATACCGAGATCGCGAAGGCACAGCGTGATTTCGAGCTGAAGAAGGCCGTGTACGATGTGGAGGTGCAGACGAAGAAGGCCGAAGCGGAGATGGCGTACGAGCTGCAGGCAGCTAAGACGAAGCAGCGCATCAAGGAGGAACAGATGCAGATTAAGGTGGTCGAACGTACGCAGGAGATCGCCGTACAGGAGCAGGAAATGCAGCGTCGCGAGCGCGAACTGGAAGCCACCATTCGTCGGCCGGCCGAAGCAGAGAAGTTCAAGCTGGAAAAGTTGGCTGAGGCCAACAAAACGCGCGTCATTCTCGAAGCCGAAGCCGAGGCAGAAGCG ATAAAGGTACGCGGCGAAGCCGAAGCGTTCGCTATTGCGGCCAAATCGAAGGCCGAAGCAGAACAGATGGCTAAGAAGGCAGAGGCCTGGAGAGAGTACCGTGAAGCAGCGATGGTGGACATGCTGCTCGAAACACTGCCCAAG GTTGCTGCTGAAGTTGCGGCACCACTGTCACAGGCGAAGAAGATCACTATGGTGTCTAGTGGCAACGGTGAGGTCGGTGCTGTGAAGCTGACCGGTGAAGTGTTACAAATCGTGAACAAGATCCCGGATCTGGTCAAGTCGATCACCGGGGTTGATATTTCGCGG TCCGTACACGCTGGTTAA
- the LOC128710916 gene encoding flotillin-1 isoform X1 yields MVWGFVTCGPNEALVVSGCCHMKPLLVPGGRAFVWPSIQRVQRISLNTMTLQVESPTVYTSQGVPISVTGIAQVKIQGQNEDMLLTACEQFLGKPEAEIQHIALVTLEGHQRAIMGSMTVEEIYKDRKKFSKQVFEVASSDLVNMGITVVSYTLKDIRDEEVSQSKGYLKSLGMARTAEVKRDARIGEAEARCDATIKEAIAEEQRMAARFLNDTEIAKAQRDFELKKAVYDVEVQTKKAEAEMAYELQAAKTKQRIKEEQMQIKVVERTQEIAVQEQEMQRRERELEATIRRPAEAEKFKLEKLAEANKTRVILEAEAEAEAIKVRGEAEAFAIAAKSKAEAEQMAKKAEAWREYREAAMVDMLLETLPKVAAEVAAPLSQAKKITMVSSGNGEVGAVKLTGEVLQIVNKIPDLVKSITGVDISRSVHAG; encoded by the exons ATGGTTTGGGGGTTTGTTACTTGCGGCCCGAACGAGGCCTTGGTAGTATCAG GATGCTGCCACATGAAGCCACTGTTGGTTCCCGGTGGGCGGGCTTTCGTTTGGCCATCGATTCAACGCGTGCAGAG aaTCTCACTCAACACCATGACACTGCAGGTGGAAAGCCCGACCGTGTACACTAGCCAGGGTGTACCGATTTCCGTAACCGGGATCGCACAAGTGAAGATCCAGGGCCAGAACGAGGATATGCTGCTGACTGCTTGCGAGCAGTTTCTCGGTAAACCGGAAGCCGAAATTCAGCACATTGCCCTTGTGACACTGGAGGGACATCAGCGTGCCATTATGGGTTCGATGACGGTCGAGGAGATCTACAAGGATCGCAAAAAATTCTCGAAGCAGGTGTTCGAAGTCGCTTCGTCTGATCTGGTAAACATGGGTATTACCGTAGTGTCCTACACGCTCAAGGATATTCGCGACGAGGAGGTAAGCCAATCAAAA GGATATCTGAAAAGTCTCGGTATGGCCCGTACGGCGGAAGTGAAGCGTGACGCGCGTATCGGAGAAGCGGAGGCCCGTTGCGATGCGACAATCAAGGAAGCGATCGCCGAGGAACAACGGATGGCGGCCCGCTTCCTGAACGATACCGAGATCGCGAAGGCACAGCGTGATTTCGAGCTGAAGAAGGCCGTGTACGATGTGGAGGTGCAGACGAAGAAGGCCGAAGCGGAGATGGCGTACGAGCTGCAGGCAGCTAAGACGAAGCAGCGCATCAAGGAGGAACAGATGCAGATTAAGGTGGTCGAACGTACGCAGGAGATCGCCGTACAGGAGCAGGAAATGCAGCGTCGCGAGCGCGAACTGGAAGCCACCATTCGTCGGCCGGCCGAAGCAGAGAAGTTCAAGCTGGAAAAGTTGGCTGAGGCCAACAAAACGCGCGTCATTCTCGAAGCCGAAGCCGAGGCAGAAGCG ATAAAGGTACGCGGCGAAGCCGAAGCGTTCGCTATTGCGGCCAAATCGAAGGCCGAAGCAGAACAGATGGCTAAGAAGGCAGAGGCCTGGAGAGAGTACCGTGAAGCAGCGATGGTGGACATGCTGCTCGAAACACTGCCCAAG GTTGCTGCTGAAGTTGCGGCACCACTGTCACAGGCGAAGAAGATCACTATGGTGTCTAGTGGCAACGGTGAGGTCGGTGCTGTGAAGCTGACCGGTGAAGTGTTACAAATCGTGAACAAGATCCCGGATCTGGTCAAGTCGATCACCGGGGTTGATATTTCGCGG TCCGTACACGCTGGTTAA